In Chthonomonas sp., a single genomic region encodes these proteins:
- a CDS encoding ribonuclease J, giving the protein MSTVKIVPIGGAGEIGKNCTLVIQGDDMVMVDCGLSFPNEEQYGVDIVIPDFSYVLEHKEKLRGIFLTHAHEDHVGALPYLLPHVDCPVFATELTHAMIRNKLEEKIDVKRLKLVPMKPGDKVEVGAFKVESIRITHSYPESTSIAVNTVHGHVLFTGDFKFDFTPVDGKLSDISRLTKLGDEGIVCLVSDSTNVERPGWGPSETLVAEGLREVYRRAQGRVLITTFASNIHRMQQAFEVAAETGRKVAIAGRRMEQTVDICSRMGYMKIPRNTFIKLDEVTQHDPNKIVILTTGSQGEPMSALVQMSKETYSRLRIREGDTLIYSARPIPGNESAIWRTVNRLFRMGVEVVYDSPHPIHVSGHAYQEELKMMINITRPYYLCPVHGEPRHQFIYRKMALGMGYPDHRVFTLEDGIPLDIQETSANLGEPVPCGRVLVDNGGNPGVTDEVLRDRQNLANDGTVVLTIALDMEAGEIVGDLSVQARGFSGPESAIQKAGAAVVDTLDQLSTKDIKDPDIVRHAMADTMRRILHRQSQMRPLVLPVIVEI; this is encoded by the coding sequence ATGTCAACTGTGAAAATCGTCCCCATCGGTGGTGCTGGCGAAATCGGTAAGAACTGCACCCTCGTGATACAAGGCGACGACATGGTCATGGTGGACTGCGGACTGTCGTTTCCGAATGAGGAGCAGTACGGCGTCGATATCGTCATCCCCGATTTTTCGTACGTACTTGAGCACAAGGAAAAGCTGCGCGGGATATTCTTGACCCACGCGCACGAGGACCACGTCGGTGCTCTCCCCTACCTACTACCCCACGTGGACTGCCCCGTCTTCGCGACGGAGCTGACCCACGCGATGATCCGCAACAAGCTTGAAGAGAAGATCGATGTGAAGCGGCTGAAGCTTGTGCCGATGAAGCCTGGCGACAAGGTCGAGGTCGGTGCGTTCAAGGTCGAGTCCATTCGAATCACGCACTCCTATCCCGAGTCCACGAGCATCGCCGTGAACACCGTCCACGGGCACGTGCTCTTCACCGGTGACTTCAAGTTTGACTTCACCCCCGTCGACGGAAAGCTGAGCGACATCTCGCGCCTGACCAAGCTGGGCGACGAAGGGATCGTGTGTTTGGTCTCCGACTCGACGAACGTCGAGCGTCCGGGGTGGGGCCCGAGTGAGACCCTGGTCGCCGAGGGGCTCCGCGAGGTCTACCGCCGCGCGCAGGGTCGCGTGCTCATCACCACTTTCGCAAGCAACATCCACCGGATGCAGCAGGCGTTCGAGGTCGCGGCCGAAACTGGCCGTAAGGTGGCGATTGCCGGGCGGCGCATGGAGCAGACGGTCGATATCTGCTCGCGCATGGGCTACATGAAGATCCCGCGTAACACCTTCATCAAGCTCGATGAAGTAACACAGCACGACCCGAACAAGATCGTGATCTTGACCACCGGGAGCCAAGGCGAGCCGATGTCAGCGCTCGTCCAAATGAGCAAGGAGACTTACTCCAGGCTTCGGATCCGTGAGGGCGACACGCTCATCTACTCCGCCCGCCCCATCCCGGGCAACGAGAGCGCGATTTGGCGGACTGTGAACCGTCTCTTCCGCATGGGCGTCGAGGTCGTGTACGATTCGCCGCATCCCATCCACGTCAGCGGTCACGCCTACCAAGAGGAACTGAAGATGATGATCAACATCACGCGGCCGTACTATCTGTGCCCGGTGCACGGCGAACCGCGACACCAGTTCATCTATCGCAAGATGGCACTCGGGATGGGCTATCCCGACCATCGCGTTTTCACCCTTGAAGACGGCATTCCGCTGGACATTCAGGAGACTTCCGCAAACTTGGGCGAGCCCGTGCCGTGTGGACGAGTCCTTGTGGACAACGGCGGTAACCCAGGGGTGACCGACGAAGTACTGCGAGACCGGCAGAACCTGGCGAATGACGGCACCGTGGTCCTTACGATCGCGCTGGATATGGAGGCTGGCGAAATCGTCGGAGACCTGTCGGTCCAAGCCCGCGGCTTCAGCGGCCCCGAGTCGGCCATTCAGAAAGCGGGCGCAGCAGTCGTGGACACGCTCGACCAGCTGAGCACCAAGGACATCAAGGACCCGGACATCGTGCGGCACGCCATGGCCGATACCATGCGGCGTATCCTCCACCGGCAGAGCCAGATGCGGCCGCTGGTACTCCCCGTCATCGTGGAAATCTAG